A stretch of DNA from Mesomycoplasma lagogenitalium:
GGGGTTATTACCACAAGAAATTAAATTAAGAGAACAGCAGTATGAATATTATTGTGATAAATTACTTAATTTTAAAAAATAATTTTTTGCATATAAATGAAATCGCCTTTTTATAAAGGTGTTTTTTATTTACTTTATTATTGATAAATTTAATTAAGTTAAAAATTAACAATAAATTTTTAATTTATTTTTTAAATAGATTAAATTAGGTTAAAATTAAATAATGAAAAAGTTTATGCAGTTGTTAAAAAATGAAAAAGTAGAGTGAAAAACATTAGGCGAAGTTTGCGAAATTAAAAGAGGTAGAGTTATTTCTAAAAAATATTTAGAAGAAAATAAAGGGCAGTATCCCGTTTACTCTTCTCAAACTTTTAATAATGGCGAAATCGGAAAAATTAAAACATATGATTTTGACGGAGAATATGTAACTTGAACAACCGACGGAGCATATGCTGGAACTGTTTTTTATAGAAATGGAAAGTTTTCAATTACTAATATATGTGGAATAATTTTTCCAAAGTTTGATGAAATTTTAAATATTAAATTTATTAGTTATTGAATGCAAATAAATGCCAAAAAATATGTACATTCTGGTTCTGGAAATCCTAAATTAATGTCAAACACAGTATCAAAAATAAAAATTCCAATACCTTCTTTAAAAACTCAAGAAAAAATAGTGCAAATTCTTGATAAGCTTTCTAATTTAAAAAATGAATTAAATAATGAACTTAATTCCAGAATTAAACAATATGAATATTATCGTGATAAATTATTGAGTAAAGAATATTTAAACAAAATTTCATATAATTTAACTCACAACACACACACACACACACACACACACACACACACACACACACACACACACACACACACACACAGCAAAATCATAAAGAATAAAAAATTTATAAAATTAATATTTTGTAATAATCAAGAATATAAATTACAGTTAAAAATGTTAGGTGAAATCTGTGAAATTAAAAAAGGTAAACAATTTAATAAATCTGATATGCCAATAAATGGAAAATATCCAGTAATAAACGGCGGTGTTCTTCCTTCTGGTTTTGTTAATCAATTTAATTGTGAAAAAATACAATAACTATTGCAGAAGGCGGTTCTTCTGGATACGTTTCATTTTTAGAAAGTGAATTTTGACTTGGTTCCCATGCTTATTCAATTGTTCCGAAAAAAGAAATTATTTCAGAATTTAAATTAAAATATAATGTATTTAATAAATTTTTATTTTATTTTCTAAAAATGAATCAATTGAATTTACAAAATATGAAAGTTGGAGTAGGAATTCCTAGTTTGCATAAAAATAACTTGAATAACTTAAAAATTTTAATTCCTCCTTTAGAATTACAAAATAAAATTGTTGATATTTTAGACAAATTTCAAGATGCAATTGAAAATTCAAAAGGATTACTACCACAAGAAATTGAGTTAAGAAAAACTCAGTATGAATATTATCGTGATAAACTACTTTCATTTGATATTGATGTAACTCCAGAGAGAGAGAGAGAGAGAGAGAGAGCAAAATTCAATAGTAATACCTAATTCCTATTGAATTTTGCTTGAAAAGGCAGAAAAACTGATATGTAAGTTATTAAAAAATAGTTCAGTTATTAAAAATAAAGATATTTATAAAATCCAGATAAAGAGTGTAAAAGAAATTTGTAAATGCTATGATGGTGTACACCAAACGCCCAAATACACTGATCGAGGAGTACCATTTGTAAGTGTAGAAAATATTAAAAATATTTATGCAACTAATAAATTTATATCACTTAATGATTTTAATAAATATAAAATCAAACCGCAAAAAGGCGATTTATTTATGACCAGAATTGGCGACATAGGTACTTGTGCAGTAGTGGAAAATAATGATAATTTAGCTTATTATGTATCTTTAGCTTTATTAAGACCGAATCAAAATATTGTTTTAAGTAAATTTTTAAAATATATGATTGAAAGCGAACAGGGTAAAAAAGAATTAAATAAAAGAATTTTACATAGTGCCCACCCTATAATAATAAATTTAACAGAAATTTCAAAATTAAAATTTTTAATTCCTCCTATTACTGTTCAAAAACATATTGTTAATATTTTAGATAAATTTTATGAACTAATTAATGATTTAACAAAGGGGCTACCACAAGAAATTGAATTGAGAAAAAAACAATATGATTATTATTGTAATAAACTTTTAAATTTTCATTAACAAAAAAACATCCAAAAAAAATTGGATGTTTATTTTATTTTTATTTTTTATTTTGTTTCAATGCTTAAAATTTCTACTGAATATTTTTCAGGTGCTTCTACTTCTACTATTTCATTAATTGGTTGTCCAAGTATCGCTACAGCTAATGGAGAAAGATTGGAAATTCTTGATTCAAATGGATCAGCATCTAAAGAACCAACAATTTTTAATTCAATTATTTTATTTTCATTTTCAGGCTTTTTGGTTTCAAACATTCTTAATTTAACAGTTGAACCAATAGAAACGATATTACTTTTTGTCTCTTGAATAACTTTAGCTTTAGAAATAATGTGTTCTAATTCAGTTATTCTTGCCTCTATTTGTCCTTGTTTTTCTCTGGCAACATCATATTCAGCATTTTCCGAAAGGTCACCTTGATTTCTCGCATCTTTAATATCTTCAATAACTTTTGGACGTTCTACATTAATTAAATAATTTAATTCTTCTTTAAAAGAATCTAAACGATCTTGAGTTAGTAAAATTTCATTTTCATTTTTCTTTTTCATTTTTCCTCCATTTTCTTATAAATTTTATCAAATTTATACTACTATTAATAAAAAAGTATGTGTGTATTTTAAAAATTGATGTTTTATGTGGGATTTTTCCAAATATTCTATTAAATTTTTCTTGACTTTTTTATCTGTTAAATCCTTAATCATTATCATTCCATTTTCATTCAATAATGGAATTAATTTTTTAACTTTTAATTCTAATTCATTTCAGTTATTGATAAAAATAAAATCCCATTTATTTTTATCGATATCACTAACTAATTTTTCTTTATCAAAACGAAAATTTGTATTTTTATAAACATTTTCAATGTTTTTTTCAATATCATTTGTTTTATAAATAAAAGAATGTTTATTTTTTAACTGATAATTAACAACTGAAAAAGCTAATCCATCTTTTTCAATAAATAAATTATAGTAATAATTATTATGGCTGATTGTATTAATTATAAATTCAAAATCATCTACAACTCAATTGGTTGTTTGAATATTATCTTTAATTTTTTCATCCATTTTTATATCTGATTTAACTTCAAATTCCTTATTTAATTCTTGATATTTTTTAATTTCTTGTTTAGCTTTAAATCTAAAGAAAAAATAAAGTGAAAAACCTATTGCTAAAACTATAAAAATTGATGCTATTAAAATTCATTTAACTGTTTCATTCATATTATTCTTCTGTTTCTATTTCTTCAAAAATATCAAAAGGTTTTCCGTTTTTAATAAATTCATTTTCATTTAAAAAATCATTTAAAAGATCAGATGCAATTTCTTCTTCATCTTCTTCTAAATAACTTAAAGTTTCTCCATCTTCAGCTAATTTCATACATAAAATTGAATTATTTTCTGATAAATAAAACACTAAATTTTCACCCAATTCATCAAATTCAAATAAAACGGTAACAGCTTCAGTAACTTTTTCATTTTTTTCGTTTAAAAATTCAATTTCTACTTTTCTATCTTTATCATCTAAATTTATAATCATTTTTATAACCTCATTAAATAATCTTCTAAAATTAGCTGAGCAGCTAATTTATCTTTGTTTTTCTTTTGTTTTTTTCTAGATAGACCTGCGTCTATCATTATTTGTTTTGCTCTTTTGGTTGTTTCTCTTTCATCAATATAAATAACTGGTATTTGAAAATTAGCTTCTAAAAGTAATTTAAAATCTTCAACCATAACTGTTCTATCGCTTTTATTTCCGCTCATTTTTAAAGGATATCCTAAAACAAAAGTATCCACTTCATATTCTTTTAAAATTTCTTTTATTTTAACTAAAACTTTAGAAAAATCATTTTCTGGAAAATGAAAATTTTCTAAACCAATTGCAATAATATTTAATGAATCGCTAATTGAAAAACCGCAAGTTTTTGTTCCTAAATCTAAGGCTAATTTTCTTTTCATTATAAAATGCCTTTTATTTTTTCAATTGCATTTTTTTCGTCATTAATAGAACCCTGAGCCAAGATTTTATTTCCTCCACCATTACCTGATATTGAATTTAATATTTTATCTAATACCATTTTAGAATCTTGTATTTTAGATGAAACTATTATCAATGTTTTTGATCCTGTTTTTGCCCCTAAAATAAATGTAATATTAGGATTTTTTTCTCTTAAAATAACTGCTTGATTTTTAAGATTTTGCACAGGAATGTCAAAATTAATGAAATATTTATGATTATTAATAACTTCTTCAATAACATTAATTTCAATTTCTGTATTATCAATTTCCTTCATAATATTTTTATAATCTTGACGAACTTTTTCTATCGAATTTTTAATAATTTCTAATTGCTTTTCTTTATCATCTGTTTTTTCTAAATCAAATTGATAATCTTTTTTAATTTTTATATTTTTTTCAACTAAATTATTAAGCAATAATGTTTCTTTTTCAATTTCTCCATCTAAATATTTATCAATTAATTCGTTAGATGTAATTGCTTTAATTCTAAAAATACCAGTTCCTTTATTTTCTGTTGAAACAATTTTAAAATTTTCAATTAAGTGAGTGTTTTTAATATGTGTTCCTCCACATAAATCAACTGTAATGTTTTTAAATTCAACCAATCTAACATTAGTTGGATCCATATATTCGCTTTCTTCAAGTGTCATTATAGCATTCATTTTTTCAGCTTCTTTAATGGTTGTTTCAATATAATAACGATCAGTTTTGCTTTTTATATAATTTCTAACTCGATTTTCAATTTCAAAAACTTCTTGTTCAGTAGGTTTTTTATTTAATGGAAAATCAAATGTTAATCTATTTTCATTATTATCAGATCCTAGTTGTTTAATTTCCATTCCATATTGTTCTCTTAAAGATTTAAACAATAAGTGAGTGGATGAATGATTTCTTTCTAATTTTATTCTATTTTCTTTATCAACAAATAGTTGTACTGGTTGATCTTTATCTAAAATTCCTTTAATAACATGAACATTATTTCTAAATTTATCTTTAAACACTTCAATAATTTGAATTTTTCTATTATCTTGCAAAATATAACCTTGATCATGTTTTTGACCACCGCCAGTTGCATAAAATACAGTTTCATCAAAAATAACATATGAAATTTCGTCTTTTTCTGTTATTTTTAATTCTTTTTCTGAATTGGCTAAAAATACTATTTTAGCAGTTTTTTCATGCAAATTATAACCAATAAAATTAGAAATTTCACCTTTTACATAAGCTAAAGAATTAATCGCTGTTTTCATTGCAACTTTTTTTAAGCCTCTTGATAATTCAGCATGCATTTGCTTATATTTTTCAAATTGTGAAATATCTAATTTAACTCCTTTTTCTAATAAAATTTCTTGAGTTAATTCAATTGGAAAGCCATATGTTTCAAACAATTTAAAAGCAATAGCAAAATCAAATTCTTGATTTTTATTTTCCAGTTCTTTTTCCAATAATTTATGTCCTTGTTCAATTGTTTGTGAAAAAAGTAATTCCTCTTCTTTAATAATTTTTGAAACTTTTTTTACATTTATATCATAAGGTAATGAATTTTTTACAATTGTTACTAAAGTATGTAAAAAAGTTTTTTCTTTTATTTCTAGTTGTAATCCAGCACGGTAAGATCTTCTTATTAATCTTCTAATTATATATCCTCTAGAAACATTAGATGGCTCAACCCCGTCATTAATTGCATTAACAATTGCTCTAATGTGATCAGCAATTATTTTAAATTTAATATTAATTTTTTCTTGATTTTCATCTTTAATAAAGTAATTTTCTGTTTTGTATTTATATGGTGTAAGTTTTTCAATTTCCTTTATTATTGGTAAAAATAAGTCAGTATCATAATTTGTAGGAGCATTTTGCATAATTGAAACTAGTCTTTCAAAACCTGCACCAGTATCGATGTTTTTTTGAGCTAGCTCAGTATAATTGTTTTCTCCATCATTATTAAATTGTGAAAAAACCAAATTTCAAATTTCGATAAAACGATCATTTTCTTCATCGTTTTTTAAAAGTTCAACTCCTCTTTTATCAAATTTTTCTCCACGATCGAAAAATATTTCAGTACACGGACCACAAGGACCGGAACCGATATCTCAAAAATTAGTTTTCATAGTCCCTTTAATAATGTGACTTTCATCAATTCCTAATGACATTCATTTTCTTTTTGTTTCTTCATCCTCTTCAAAATATGTGAAATATAATTTATCTTTTTCTAGTTTTAATTCATTTAGTAAAAAATCATAGGCATATTCAATTGCTTCATTTTTAAAATAATCACCAATTGAAAAGTTTCCTAACATTTCAAACATTGTATGATGTCTAGTTGTAATTCCGACATTTTCAATGTCATTAGTTCTTAATGATTTTTGGGAGTTAGTTAATCGATTTTTTGGTGGAATTTTTTTTCCTGAAAAATAATCTTTAAGTGTTGCTACTCCTGAATTAATTCATAAAAGTGAAGGGTCGTTAATTGGAACTAGTGATTTAGTTTCAACGATTAAATGATCTTTTGATTCAAAATATTTCAATCATTTTTCTCTAATTTCTTTTGAACTGAGCATATTTCTCCTTTTAAACATAAGTAATTAATTTCTTTTTTCTGTAAATTTTATCAATAGTAGCTCCACCTAAACATTTTTCTCCGTCATATAAAACAACTTGTTGACCCGGAGTTACAGCTTCTGCGCCTTGAGGATAAAATACTTTAATTTTATTGTTTTCTAATAATTCTATAGTTACTGGAATATCATTTTGACGATATCTAAATTTAGCACTTAAATTTTTATTATTAAAATTAATTTCATTTAAATTTAAATTTAATGCATCTAATTCATCAGAAATTAATCATTCTTTTTCTGATGCTGGAGCTACATAAATTTCTTTATTTTTTATATTATGACCCACAACAAAATGTGGTTCACTCATACCACCTAAATTCAATCCCTTTCTTTGTCCTAAAGTGTAATACATCGCTCCAATGTGTGTTCCTAAAATTTTTTTAGTTTTTATATCTAAAATATTTCCTGGTTGAGAAGGAATGTAGTTTTGTAAAAATTCAGTGAAATTCCTATCTCCTATAAAGCAAATTCCTGTTGAATCTTTTTTCTTAGCTGTAATTAAATTTAATTTGCTAGCAATTTCCCTAACTTCTTGTTTACTTAAATCAGCTAAAGGAAAAATTGTTTTAGAAAGTTGAAAATTATTTAATTGTGCTAAAAAATAAGTTTGATCTTTATTTTGATCTTTTGCTCTATATAATTTACCATTTTCTGTTTTTGCATAGTGCCCCATTGCAATAAAATCTGCATTAAATTCCTTTAATGCATAATTTAAAAATTTATCAAATTTTATATATTTATTACATAAAATATCAGGATTTGGTGTTCTGCCATTTTTATATTCTTCAATAAAATATGTAAAAACATTATCTCAATATTCACTTATAAAATCTTTTCGATAAATTTTAATATCTAATTTTTTAGCAACTTCTTGAGCGTCGGCTCAATCACTTTCTTGAGGACATTGATCAAAATCATATTTATTGCCTTTAATATCATTATTAATTAAAGAATCTCAATTTCTCATAAAAACGCCAATGACTTCATGCCCTTGCTGTTTTAGCAAATAAGCTGCTACAGATGAATCTACACCACCTGAAATTCCTACAATAATCTTTGCCATAATAATATTATAAATTATATAATTTTTCATATAAAATAAAAGAAAAAACCACACTTTTAAAAGTGTGGCTTATGTTTAAAGAACGTATAAAAGAACAATGCATAAAGTTAAAGATAAAATTCAAACTGATAATGCCATTTTAAAATATGAAGTTTTAGTTCTTTTATATTTTTGAGCGATTTTTGGATTTAATTCAATTAATGAACTAATATTATTATATTTATCAATTCTTTTTTCTCCTAAATATAACGTTAATAGTAATAAAGAAGAAATGATGTTTGGAATTAATCAATAAAATATTTTATTAGAGAAAGTAAATAGTTTTAAATTATTTTCTAAATTACTATTTTGTGAAAATACACCTTGAAAAATAATTGTTGATAATCAATCAGAAGTTCCAATTCCACCAGGTACAGGTGAAAGATTATTTGCCATATTTAATAAAGTTTGACCTGATAAAAATTTTATATATCAAACAAAAAAATCATAACCAGTGTGTTCTTTTAAAATTGAATTATCTATTATTAAAACAATAATAATTGAACCGTTTAATAAAAAGGATGATAATTTGTATAAAAATAAACATTCAAAGAAAAATTTTGAATCTTTAAATAGTGATTTAAATCCGTCTTTAAATTCCTGGAATTTAATTTCTAAAAGAGTTTTTCTTCTACTTAAATCTATAAAATAATAAAATGGATTAACTGAATAAATTCATATAATTATTGAAATTATTAATTTTTGCACTCTTTTAAATGTTGAAATTAATAATATGATTAAAAATAGAATAACATTTAAAACAATTCCTAATGCCATAAAAATTAATGTAATTATTTTTTCTGGATTTATATCCATTATTAAAACATCTTTATATAAATATAATCCCAAAGGAATGAAAATTAACGATGTAAATAAAATTGTTATTTGATGAAAAAGAGAAGAAACGGCGAAAGTTGATGCAAGCGCTTGCTTATTATACCCTTTTTTTTGTAAATATCAATATGATGCTAGATCACCACCGAATGAAAATGGAGTGATATTTTGCACAATTGTAGAAATGAAAACAGATAAAAGTGCATGTTTTATTAAAATTTTAACTTTTTGTCGCTTTAAAATTCTAAATACCATTATTGAATAAAGAAAGTAATGAATTAAATTTGTAAACACAATTATTAGTGAATAAGTTCTTAAAGTTAAATTCGCTAAAAAGACATCATAAAAAGTTTTAAAAATTCCAAAAAAACCTAAATCATTACTATCATCGGTTTTATAAATTGTTTGAAATAGAATGACAAAAACTAATAAAATTATGACCCCAAATGAAAAGAACTTTAAAATATTTTTT
This window harbors:
- the ruvX gene encoding Holliday junction resolvase RuvX, which translates into the protein MKRKLALDLGTKTCGFSISDSLNIIAIGLENFHFPENDFSKVLVKIKEILKEYEVDTFVLGYPLKMSGNKSDRTVMVEDFKLLLEANFQIPVIYIDERETTKRAKQIMIDAGLSRKKQKKNKDKLAAQLILEDYLMRL
- a CDS encoding BC85_0335 family putative methyltransferase; translated protein: MNETVKWILIASIFIVLAIGFSLYFFFRFKAKQEIKKYQELNKEFEVKSDIKMDEKIKDNIQTTNWVVDDFEFIINTISHNNYYYNLFIEKDGLAFSVVNYQLKNKHSFIYKTNDIEKNIENVYKNTNFRFDKEKLVSDIDKNKWDFIFINNWNELELKVKKLIPLLNENGMIMIKDLTDKKVKKNLIEYLEKSHIKHQFLKYTHTFLLIVV
- the alaS gene encoding alanine--tRNA ligase, coding for MLSSKEIREKWLKYFESKDHLIVETKSLVPINDPSLLWINSGVATLKDYFSGKKIPPKNRLTNSQKSLRTNDIENVGITTRHHTMFEMLGNFSIGDYFKNEAIEYAYDFLLNELKLEKDKLYFTYFEEDEETKRKWMSLGIDESHIIKGTMKTNFWDIGSGPCGPCTEIFFDRGEKFDKRGVELLKNDEENDRFIEIWNLVFSQFNNDGENNYTELAQKNIDTGAGFERLVSIMQNAPTNYDTDLFLPIIKEIEKLTPYKYKTENYFIKDENQEKINIKFKIIADHIRAIVNAINDGVEPSNVSRGYIIRRLIRRSYRAGLQLEIKEKTFLHTLVTIVKNSLPYDINVKKVSKIIKEEELLFSQTIEQGHKLLEKELENKNQEFDFAIAFKLFETYGFPIELTQEILLEKGVKLDISQFEKYKQMHAELSRGLKKVAMKTAINSLAYVKGEISNFIGYNLHEKTAKIVFLANSEKELKITEKDEISYVIFDETVFYATGGGQKHDQGYILQDNRKIQIIEVFKDKFRNNVHVIKGILDKDQPVQLFVDKENRIKLERNHSSTHLLFKSLREQYGMEIKQLGSDNNENRLTFDFPLNKKPTEQEVFEIENRVRNYIKSKTDRYYIETTIKEAEKMNAIMTLEESEYMDPTNVRLVEFKNITVDLCGGTHIKNTHLIENFKIVSTENKGTGIFRIKAITSNELIDKYLDGEIEKETLLLNNLVEKNIKIKKDYQFDLEKTDDKEKQLEIIKNSIEKVRQDYKNIMKEIDNTEIEINVIEEVINNHKYFINFDIPVQNLKNQAVILREKNPNITFILGAKTGSKTLIIVSSKIQDSKMVLDKILNSISGNGGGNKILAQGSINDEKNAIEKIKGIL
- the mnmA gene encoding tRNA 2-thiouridine(34) synthase MnmA, whose product is MAKIIVGISGGVDSSVAAYLLKQQGHEVIGVFMRNWDSLINNDIKGNKYDFDQCPQESDWADAQEVAKKLDIKIYRKDFISEYWDNVFTYFIEEYKNGRTPNPDILCNKYIKFDKFLNYALKEFNADFIAMGHYAKTENGKLYRAKDQNKDQTYFLAQLNNFQLSKTIFPLADLSKQEVREIASKLNLITAKKKDSTGICFIGDRNFTEFLQNYIPSQPGNILDIKTKKILGTHIGAMYYTLGQRKGLNLGGMSEPHFVVGHNIKNKEIYVAPASEKEWLISDELDALNLNLNEINFNNKNLSAKFRYRQNDIPVTIELLENNKIKVFYPQGAEAVTPGQQVVLYDGEKCLGGATIDKIYRKKKLITYV
- the greA gene encoding transcription elongation factor GreA encodes the protein MKKKNENEILLTQDRLDSFKEELNYLINVERPKVIEDIKDARNQGDLSENAEYDVAREKQGQIEARITELEHIISKAKVIQETKSNIVSIGSTVKLRMFETKKPENENKIIELKIVGSLDADPFESRISNLSPLAVAILGQPINEIVEVEAPEKYSVEILSIETK
- a CDS encoding restriction endonuclease subunit S; the protein is MLEKAEKLICKLLKNSSVIKNKDIYKIQIKSVKEICKCYDGVHQTPKYTDRGVPFVSVENIKNIYATNKFISLNDFNKYKIKPQKGDLFMTRIGDIGTCAVVENNDNLAYYVSLALLRPNQNIVLSKFLKYMIESEQGKKELNKRILHSAHPIIINLTEISKLKFLIPPITVQKHIVNILDKFYELINDLTKGLPQEIELRKKQYDYYCNKLLNFH